One genomic segment of Arachis duranensis cultivar V14167 chromosome 4, aradu.V14167.gnm2.J7QH, whole genome shotgun sequence includes these proteins:
- the LOC107483007 gene encoding uncharacterized protein LOC107483007, whose product MLIKGRKPLEFEEREHVFLKVTPTTGVGRAIKTKKLNPRYIGPFEILKRIGPVAYRIALLPYLSNLHDVFHVSQLRKYTPDTSHVLEPEPIQVREDLTFPVIPVRIDDTSVKRLRGKEVSLVKVAWSRDAIEEYTWEIE is encoded by the coding sequence ATGCTGATCAAAGGGCGAAAGCCTTTGGAATTTGAAGAAAGGGAGCATGTCTTTCTGAAAGTTACACCAACCACCGGAGTGGGAAGAGCTATAAAGACCAAGAAACTGAATCCCCGTTATATTGGACCATTTGAAATCCTGAAAAGAATTGGGCCAGTAGCTTATAGAATTGCTTTACTGCCTTATCTTTCGAACTTGCACGACGTGTTCCATGTATCACAGCTTCGGAAGTATACTCCTGACACGAGTCATGTTCTGGAACCGGAACCAATCCAAGTAAGAGAAGATCTAACATTTCCAGTAATTCCGGTAAGAATTGACGACACAAGCGTTAAACGATTACGCGGGAAGGAAGTATCATTGGTAAAGGTAGCTTGGAGTAGAGATGCTATTGAGGAATACACTTGGGAAATCGAATGA